One Heliomicrobium gestii genomic region harbors:
- the fabZ gene encoding 3-hydroxyacyl-ACP dehydratase FabZ, with product MREKVNLSVQDIQGILPHRPPFLLVDRIIELEVGKWAVGLKNVTMNEPFFQGHFPGHPVMPGVLIVEALAQTGAVALLKMPEYAGKIALFAKIDGVRFRRPVVPGDTLRLEAEMTALRKTIGKAMGRAYVEDQLVCEAEMTFAIEQ from the coding sequence ATGAGGGAAAAAGTGAATTTATCGGTTCAAGACATTCAGGGGATTCTACCCCATAGACCGCCCTTTCTCCTGGTTGACCGGATCATCGAACTCGAGGTGGGCAAGTGGGCCGTCGGTTTGAAAAACGTGACCATGAACGAGCCTTTTTTCCAAGGCCATTTCCCCGGTCACCCCGTCATGCCTGGCGTTCTGATCGTCGAGGCCTTGGCCCAGACCGGCGCCGTTGCCTTGTTGAAGATGCCCGAATATGCCGGCAAGATCGCCTTGTTCGCCAAAATCGACGGGGTCCGGTTCCGTCGCCCCGTTGTTCCCGGCGATACGCTGCGCCTGGAAGCGGAGATGACGGCCTTGCGCAAAACCATCGGCAAAGCGATGGGACGGGCCTACGTGGAAGACCAACTGGTTTGCGAAGCGGAGATGACCTTTGCCATCGAGCAATAG
- a CDS encoding DUF4330 domain-containing protein: MKLVNEKGRLFGLINPLDLLILLAVVALVAGLATKTKTMVQTTDTAVQFEVVVKRVLPEVATNLDPKETLVGSGVVFDPKDVHVESIQVVPTRLSQTTAQGQLVVADDPYLKDVYVVLRGVSRSATADLRVGNQEIKAGKEYYYKTQKTQLLGTVTKVNLLDKQ, from the coding sequence ATGAAACTCGTCAACGAAAAAGGACGGCTCTTTGGACTGATCAACCCGCTCGACCTGCTGATCCTGTTGGCTGTCGTCGCCCTCGTGGCCGGTTTGGCGACGAAGACAAAAACGATGGTGCAAACGACCGACACAGCCGTTCAATTCGAGGTCGTCGTCAAGCGGGTGCTGCCGGAAGTGGCGACCAACCTGGACCCGAAGGAAACGCTCGTGGGCAGCGGCGTTGTCTTTGATCCGAAGGACGTCCATGTCGAATCGATTCAGGTCGTGCCCACCCGTCTCTCCCAAACGACAGCTCAGGGGCAGCTTGTTGTGGCCGATGATCCCTACCTGAAAGATGTCTATGTCGTCCTCCGCGGCGTCTCCCGCTCGGCAACGGCCGACCTGCGCGTCGGCAACCAGGAGATCAAAGCAGGCAAGGAATACTACTATAAGACCCAAAAGACGCAACTGCTCGGCACCGTCACCAAGGTCAATCTCCTGGACAAGCAGTAA
- a CDS encoding glycosyltransferase: MTGVDIVCIGAAEWHGIWARAQQLMVRLANRGHRVLYVDPPITYLAPLKNRDLLNTRWQSAGRLEAVDPGRIWRLEPPVFLPFHGMRRMINRINQRRLAGTLRRTLQQLGWDQPVLWTYLPGSCDLLSAGIDWRYLVYDCVDDHAAFTGLIDPAVMVAMENDLARRCDAVFASAAALQEKMRLVRPDVTLVANAADVEHFSQAATARPDDKDPADLPAGFRHTIGFVGGIGDWIDTDKLAEAARAHGDWALALIGPVETDVSALQALPNVFFLGRKPYSVLPDYVRRFDVCLSPFRLNELTMSVNPVKVYEYLAAGKPVVSTALPEVLPFSPVVTVCQPTDSFTGCIEAALAEDSPEKRAERMDLARRHSWDARLTAMLEKIGE, from the coding sequence ATGACCGGAGTGGATATTGTCTGTATCGGCGCCGCCGAATGGCACGGCATCTGGGCGCGAGCCCAGCAACTGATGGTGCGGTTGGCCAACCGGGGGCACCGGGTTCTCTATGTCGATCCCCCTATCACCTACTTGGCCCCATTGAAGAACCGGGACCTGTTGAACACGCGCTGGCAAAGCGCCGGGCGGCTGGAAGCGGTCGACCCGGGCCGGATCTGGCGGCTGGAACCGCCGGTCTTTCTCCCTTTTCATGGGATGCGGCGGATGATCAACCGGATCAACCAGCGCCGGCTCGCCGGAACGCTGCGACGGACCTTGCAGCAGTTGGGCTGGGACCAGCCGGTCCTGTGGACCTATCTGCCCGGTTCCTGCGATCTCCTGTCCGCCGGCATCGACTGGCGCTACCTCGTTTATGATTGTGTCGACGATCATGCCGCATTTACCGGCCTCATCGATCCGGCGGTCATGGTAGCGATGGAAAATGACCTCGCCCGCCGCTGTGACGCCGTCTTCGCCTCCGCGGCGGCCTTGCAGGAAAAGATGCGCCTCGTCCGTCCCGATGTGACCCTGGTCGCCAATGCGGCCGATGTGGAGCACTTCAGCCAGGCGGCGACGGCTCGACCGGACGACAAGGACCCTGCCGATCTGCCCGCCGGGTTTCGTCATACGATCGGCTTTGTCGGCGGCATCGGCGACTGGATCGATACGGACAAGCTGGCTGAGGCTGCCCGGGCCCACGGGGATTGGGCGCTGGCCTTGATCGGTCCCGTCGAGACCGATGTGTCGGCGTTGCAAGCGCTCCCCAACGTTTTTTTTCTCGGCCGGAAACCCTACTCGGTTCTGCCCGATTATGTGCGTCGCTTCGATGTCTGTCTTTCGCCGTTCCGGCTCAATGAACTGACGATGAGCGTCAATCCCGTCAAGGTGTACGAATACCTGGCGGCCGGCAAGCCCGTCGTCTCGACCGCCTTGCCCGAGGTGCTACCCTTTTCCCCGGTCGTCACCGTCTGTCAGCCGACCGATTCCTTTACCGGTTGCATCGAGGCCGCTCTGGCCGAAGACAGCCCGGAAAAACGAGCGGAACGGATGGATCTGGCCCGGCGCCATTCATGGGATGCCCGTCTGACGGCTATGCTGGAAAAAATCGGGGAATGA
- a CDS encoding O-antigen ligase family protein — protein sequence MNSLNTIQTVQRIIVNSLAGRIVLILSGWLQRLEPFWLSSRFHDGLEGAITTAGKGGVARFLGGDPAARLQSRLASSWFASSFSTLGRNIEGLRQAFIAWTEGITKGSVVADIVRHLACPEGWQLEGLSRAGLAYLAGLFLAYAALGAITAKTGLVLTALIFLLMLYAHSSATVQTVWTDSLLGRLFHSLLPEELVCRDRVSRDKASREKDHPVAPALTGASAQVMYLLLLFMGAGLAFYSLKIQNPLVLLVPAVLVVPTLILLRPELGLYGLISYAVIDWALRLKETALTSLWDDLLLVSLAVALIGQWLVRKDFRWRIHPTFFALTAFICLMFFLFLIDSSYPRIIIPIDGLRVIVQHMLWFYIAVQLIRSPRQAGLILILFTLVGTAIAAFGVYQFIAKVPMPEHWVDQAELGSIATRAFSIVGSPNILGSILVLTTPIALGLAYRGNAWQRLFYLGCAGMMGASMVFSFSRGAWLALAAAIILFSVLQDRRLIALLIVGAILLPIASPSVGDRISYLLSPEYLHKSSQDGRLERWDLALEKVEQSPIFGIGLGRYGGAAAEHNKDFLPYRTLYTDNYYMKTAAETGLLGLFAFIALMVAVIRTGFGTAVHAPPSRRALAIGVACGLFGVVLHNAVENVFEVPLMVASFWLCAALLWGLREPSRLSPD from the coding sequence GTGAATTCCCTGAATACCATTCAAACGGTTCAACGGATAATTGTCAACAGTCTCGCCGGCCGGATCGTCTTGATTCTTTCCGGTTGGCTGCAGCGTTTGGAACCCTTCTGGCTGTCCAGCCGGTTTCATGATGGGCTGGAAGGAGCCATCACCACGGCGGGCAAGGGCGGCGTCGCACGATTTCTCGGCGGTGATCCCGCCGCGAGGCTGCAATCCCGCCTGGCCTCCTCTTGGTTTGCGTCATCTTTCTCGACGTTGGGCAGAAACATCGAAGGGCTGCGCCAGGCCTTCATCGCTTGGACAGAAGGCATCACCAAGGGGAGCGTCGTGGCGGACATCGTCCGGCACCTGGCCTGTCCAGAAGGGTGGCAACTGGAGGGGCTCAGCCGGGCCGGGCTGGCCTATCTGGCCGGGCTGTTCCTCGCCTATGCGGCCCTCGGCGCCATTACGGCGAAAACCGGCCTCGTCCTGACGGCCCTCATCTTTCTGCTCATGCTGTACGCTCATTCCAGCGCCACCGTCCAAACGGTGTGGACAGATTCACTCCTGGGACGTCTCTTCCATTCCCTCTTGCCGGAAGAACTGGTATGCCGCGATCGGGTGAGCCGGGATAAAGCGAGCCGGGAGAAAGACCACCCTGTTGCGCCGGCCTTAACCGGCGCCAGCGCCCAGGTCATGTACCTCTTGCTCCTGTTCATGGGCGCCGGGCTGGCCTTTTATTCGCTGAAAATCCAAAACCCGCTGGTCCTGCTGGTTCCGGCGGTCCTGGTGGTTCCCACGCTGATCCTCCTCCGTCCGGAACTCGGCCTCTACGGGCTCATCAGCTATGCCGTCATCGACTGGGCGCTGCGATTAAAAGAGACAGCCCTTACCAGCCTCTGGGACGACCTCCTGCTGGTCTCGCTCGCCGTTGCCCTGATCGGTCAATGGCTCGTCCGGAAGGACTTTCGCTGGCGCATCCATCCCACCTTCTTTGCCCTGACCGCCTTCATCTGCCTGATGTTTTTCCTCTTTCTCATCGATTCCAGCTACCCCCGGATCATCATTCCCATCGACGGCCTGCGCGTCATCGTCCAGCACATGCTCTGGTTCTACATCGCCGTCCAGTTGATCCGCAGCCCCCGGCAGGCTGGTTTGATCCTGATCCTCTTCACGTTGGTTGGAACGGCCATCGCCGCCTTCGGCGTCTACCAGTTCATCGCCAAGGTTCCCATGCCGGAGCACTGGGTCGACCAGGCGGAACTCGGCAGCATCGCCACCCGCGCCTTTTCCATCGTTGGCAGCCCGAACATCCTGGGCAGCATCCTCGTCCTGACGACGCCGATCGCTCTCGGGCTGGCCTACCGGGGCAACGCCTGGCAGCGCCTCTTTTACCTGGGCTGCGCCGGGATGATGGGCGCCTCCATGGTGTTCAGTTTTTCCCGCGGCGCCTGGCTCGCCCTGGCGGCGGCGATCATCCTCTTCAGCGTCTTGCAGGATCGCCGGCTGATCGCCCTCCTGATCGTCGGCGCCATCTTGCTTCCCATCGCCTCCCCCTCGGTGGGCGACCGGATCAGCTACCTGCTCAGCCCGGAATACCTCCACAAATCCTCCCAGGACGGGCGGCTGGAGCGCTGGGATCTGGCCCTGGAAAAGGTGGAACAGAGCCCGATCTTCGGCATCGGATTGGGCCGCTACGGCGGCGCAGCGGCTGAACACAACAAGGATTTTTTGCCATACCGAACGCTCTATACGGATAACTACTATATGAAAACAGCGGCGGAGACGGGGTTGCTCGGTCTCTTTGCCTTCATCGCACTGATGGTGGCGGTCATCCGCACCGGCTTCGGAACAGCCGTCCATGCCCCACCGTCTCGCCGTGCCCTCGCCATCGGCGTCGCCTGCGGACTCTTCGGTGTGGTGCTGCACAACGCCGTGGAGAACGTCTTCGAAGTGCCCCTGATGGTCGCCTCCTTCTGGTTGTGCGCCGCCCTCCTGTGGGGGCTGAGGGAGCCTTCCCGTTTGTCACCCGATTGA
- a CDS encoding EamA family transporter codes for MPKPVLAWDSLLLILTNVVLLLSGQTLWKVGLQKLGGFSLSSLSNLSSLSAFAFSPWIMGGLALYVIATGVWFAILSRMDFSLAYPLQSLAFVFGVFLGWLVFQETVPWTRWAGVAVIVFGVYLVSLPARP; via the coding sequence ATGCCAAAACCGGTGCTTGCCTGGGACTCGCTGCTGCTCATCCTGACAAACGTCGTGCTCCTCCTGTCCGGGCAGACCCTCTGGAAGGTGGGGCTGCAAAAGCTCGGGGGCTTCAGCCTATCGAGTCTCTCAAACCTATCCAGCCTGAGCGCCTTCGCCTTCTCCCCCTGGATCATGGGCGGCTTGGCCCTCTATGTCATCGCCACAGGCGTCTGGTTCGCCATCCTCTCCCGCATGGACTTCAGCCTCGCCTATCCCCTACAAAGCCTCGCCTTCGTCTTCGGCGTTTTTCTCGGCTGGCTGGTTTTTCAGGAAACGGTCCCCTGGACCCGCTGGGCCGGCGTGGCGGTCATCGTCTTCGGCGTCTACCTGGTGTCGTTGCCGGCGAGGCCCTAA
- a CDS encoding nucleotidyltransferase substrate binding protein codes for MENRDIRWVQRFSNYQKALRQLKEAVDLMKSRDLSNLEKQGTIQAFEFTYELAWKMLKAFLKDRGNTQIYGARDAFKEAFQLGLIEDGQLWMNMIQSRNMTNHVYDEGTANEMIQLIRDRYFEAYEKLRMKMHELYLQEDSQ; via the coding sequence GTGGAAAACAGAGATATCCGTTGGGTGCAACGGTTTTCAAACTATCAAAAAGCTTTAAGACAACTCAAGGAAGCGGTAGATTTAATGAAGTCACGTGACCTAAGCAACCTTGAAAAACAGGGAACGATTCAGGCTTTTGAATTCACCTATGAATTAGCATGGAAGATGCTGAAGGCCTTTCTAAAAGACAGAGGGAACACGCAGATCTATGGCGCGAGAGATGCTTTCAAGGAAGCCTTTCAACTGGGACTTATTGAGGACGGTCAGCTCTGGATGAACATGATTCAGAGCAGAAATATGACAAATCACGTCTATGACGAGGGCACGGCAAACGAGATGATTCAGTTGATTCGCGATCGGTATTTCGAGGCCTATGAAAAATTGCGGATGAAGATGCATGAACTATACCTGCAAGAGGATTCCCAATGA
- the tnpC gene encoding IS66 family transposase, whose protein sequence is METIDKTGLSPDVTAYITRLEAQVEEQSVRIDRLMDILAKFQKTMYGQSSEKSKYVIAGEDADQLSLFNEAEAEVRSKAPEPDKVSIAGYTRKAKRTKEELAANVPVVEILCELDKETLACAECGGSMRDLGKETVREELEIIPAQVRLLRYVRHSYVCECCEKETGEATIVKAPTPAPVIKRSLASASTVAHVMYQKYVNAMPLYRQEKDWAHQGVALSRATLANWIIRSAIDWLMPLWETMKAHLLAQPVVHADESVIQVLKEAGKKPTSESRMWVYCSGQAETKPVVLFEYQPSRSGEHARRFLDGFHGYLQTDGYGGYDKVPKVTRCGCWAHLRRKYQEAMPRKESLEGSAAAVGFEYCNQLFSIERELEPLSPEERKNQRQERSKPVLEAYWSWLETVNALKGSKLAEAITYSVHQRASLSSFLEDGRIALSNNRAENAIRPFVIGRKGWLFADTTKGANASAVVYSIVETAKANQLNVYMYLVHILSKLPATDFTANPSLLEDFMPWSEKLPTYCRNAK, encoded by the coding sequence ATGGAAACGATTGATAAGACGGGCCTTTCGCCCGATGTAACTGCATATATTACAAGATTGGAAGCGCAAGTAGAAGAACAGTCGGTGCGTATCGATCGACTGATGGACATCCTGGCGAAATTCCAAAAGACCATGTACGGCCAATCCAGCGAGAAGAGCAAGTACGTGATCGCTGGGGAGGATGCGGATCAACTCTCCCTGTTCAATGAAGCGGAAGCCGAAGTCAGAAGCAAAGCGCCCGAGCCGGATAAGGTCTCCATTGCTGGGTATACCCGCAAAGCCAAGCGCACCAAGGAAGAACTGGCTGCAAACGTTCCCGTTGTCGAGATCCTCTGCGAATTGGATAAAGAAACGCTGGCCTGCGCCGAATGCGGCGGAAGCATGCGGGATCTGGGCAAAGAGACGGTTCGGGAAGAACTGGAGATCATCCCCGCCCAGGTACGGCTGCTTCGGTATGTCCGACACAGCTACGTTTGTGAATGCTGTGAGAAAGAAACGGGAGAAGCCACAATCGTCAAAGCACCGACGCCCGCGCCGGTGATCAAACGGAGCCTCGCGTCGGCATCAACGGTGGCCCATGTCATGTACCAGAAATACGTAAACGCGATGCCCCTGTATCGGCAGGAAAAGGACTGGGCCCATCAGGGCGTGGCTCTTTCCCGAGCGACGTTAGCCAACTGGATCATTCGATCGGCCATCGATTGGCTGATGCCGCTGTGGGAGACGATGAAGGCGCATCTTCTTGCGCAACCGGTCGTTCACGCCGATGAGTCGGTGATCCAGGTGCTGAAAGAGGCCGGGAAGAAGCCCACATCGGAATCGCGGATGTGGGTGTACTGCTCCGGCCAGGCCGAGACAAAACCGGTGGTGCTCTTTGAATATCAGCCCTCCCGATCCGGGGAGCATGCACGGCGGTTTCTGGACGGCTTTCATGGCTACCTGCAAACCGACGGGTACGGCGGATATGACAAGGTGCCGAAGGTTACCCGGTGCGGCTGTTGGGCGCACTTGCGACGCAAATATCAAGAAGCGATGCCACGGAAGGAGTCCTTGGAAGGCTCCGCCGCTGCGGTGGGATTTGAATACTGCAACCAGCTCTTTTCCATTGAGAGAGAGTTGGAACCGCTTTCTCCGGAGGAACGGAAGAATCAGCGTCAGGAACGGTCCAAACCCGTGCTTGAGGCCTATTGGTCATGGCTGGAGACCGTCAACGCGCTCAAAGGCTCGAAGCTGGCCGAGGCGATTACCTATTCCGTCCATCAAAGAGCATCACTGAGTTCATTTTTGGAGGACGGTCGCATTGCCCTATCCAATAACCGGGCCGAGAATGCGATTCGGCCATTTGTCATCGGCAGAAAAGGATGGCTCTTTGCCGACACCACGAAGGGCGCCAACGCCAGCGCCGTGGTGTACAGCATTGTGGAAACGGCGAAGGCGAATCAGCTCAATGTCTACATGTACCTGGTCCACATTCTGAGCAAACTGCCGGCAACGGATTTTACGGCAAATCCATCCCTGCTTGAGGACTTTATGCCTTGGTCGGAAAAGCTGCCGACCTACTGCCGAAATGCAAAATAA
- the tnpB gene encoding IS66 family insertion sequence element accessory protein TnpB (TnpB, as the term is used for proteins encoded by IS66 family insertion elements, is considered an accessory protein, since TnpC, encoded by a neighboring gene, is a DDE family transposase.) — MLKDILDYKGIYLACGSTDLRRSVDGLAIIVKQQFKMDPFGNYLFLFCNGSRNRLKGLSWDRNGFSLYYKRLDGAGARFQWPREPADVRNITVSQLRLLMEGLSIDPPKGFGEVTARDFC; from the coding sequence ATGCTAAAAGACATCCTCGATTACAAGGGGATTTACCTAGCTTGCGGTTCTACCGATTTGAGGCGCTCCGTCGATGGCTTGGCCATTATCGTGAAACAGCAATTCAAGATGGATCCCTTCGGCAACTATCTCTTTCTGTTCTGCAACGGAAGTCGGAATCGGCTCAAAGGCCTAAGCTGGGATCGCAACGGATTTTCGTTGTACTACAAGCGGCTCGATGGGGCGGGCGCCCGGTTCCAATGGCCGAGAGAGCCGGCAGACGTACGAAACATCACCGTATCGCAACTTCGCCTGCTCATGGAGGGTCTCTCCATCGATCCGCCGAAAGGGTTTGGCGAGGTCACCGCCAGGGACTTCTGTTGA
- the tnpA gene encoding IS66 family insertion sequence element accessory protein TnpA: MTSQEQLAIVTECRASGMTAKAWCEERGINYRQYVTWATKLNNKSNHPPQQWADVTLVKERADSEIKIQCGKWIISVDHGFSPVLLTDVLKAMDALC; the protein is encoded by the coding sequence GTGACATCGCAAGAACAGCTGGCCATCGTGACCGAATGTCGGGCAAGTGGCATGACCGCGAAAGCATGGTGCGAAGAAAGGGGCATTAATTACCGCCAGTACGTGACCTGGGCAACCAAGCTGAACAATAAATCGAATCATCCACCGCAGCAGTGGGCGGATGTAACGTTGGTAAAAGAACGCGCCGACAGTGAAATCAAGATCCAATGCGGGAAATGGATCATCAGTGTCGACCATGGGTTCAGTCCTGTGCTGTTGACCGACGTGCTGAAAGCCATGGATGCCCTATGCTAA
- a CDS encoding glycosyltransferase has translation MSRPIRVLHIIGGGEIGGAEIHILDLARHFSPQEVELRLCCLFPAPLLQRAQKQGILATAVPMRSKVDLIGFWKVLRLIRQTQPAIVHTHGVRANLIGRLAAKVAGVRCTVTTVHSVLANDYPDQLSRWINFWSEKLTAALTERYIVVADFLKKNLCEQGIAPAKITVIHNGVDDEKYTNVQDKRDLRAELGIAADAPLVGMVGRFHPVKGHKYLIEAAKEILKINSNVRFLLVGDGFHRDVIETVIREEGLESCFLFTGFREDIADIYRTLDVLALPSLSEGLSLTLMESMLCECPAVVTAVGGNPEIVINEKNGLVVPSGDALALAAALVRLIENREEARKFGEAARRTIEERFTARRMAERTQNLYRELVKDQ, from the coding sequence ATGTCCAGGCCAATCCGGGTTTTACACATCATAGGCGGCGGAGAGATAGGCGGCGCCGAGATCCACATCCTGGACTTAGCCAGACACTTTTCTCCGCAAGAAGTGGAACTGCGCCTCTGTTGCCTCTTTCCGGCGCCGCTCTTGCAGCGCGCCCAAAAACAAGGCATCCTCGCCACCGCTGTGCCGATGCGCAGCAAGGTGGATCTCATCGGTTTTTGGAAGGTCCTGCGGCTGATTCGTCAGACGCAACCGGCCATCGTCCATACCCATGGGGTGAGGGCCAACCTGATCGGACGATTGGCGGCGAAAGTGGCCGGTGTCCGCTGCACCGTGACGACCGTTCATAGCGTCTTAGCGAACGATTATCCCGACCAGTTGTCCCGGTGGATCAACTTCTGGTCCGAGAAGCTGACGGCCGCCTTGACCGAGCGCTATATCGTTGTGGCCGACTTTCTGAAGAAAAACCTCTGCGAGCAGGGGATCGCGCCGGCGAAAATCACCGTCATCCACAACGGTGTCGACGATGAAAAATATACGAATGTTCAAGACAAGCGGGATCTTCGCGCCGAGTTGGGGATCGCTGCCGATGCGCCCCTGGTGGGGATGGTGGGACGTTTCCATCCCGTCAAAGGTCACAAGTATTTGATCGAGGCGGCGAAGGAAATCCTTAAAATCAACAGCAACGTCCGTTTCCTGCTGGTCGGTGACGGCTTTCACCGCGATGTTATCGAGACGGTCATCCGGGAAGAAGGGCTGGAATCTTGCTTTTTATTCACCGGGTTCCGCGAGGACATTGCCGATATCTATCGCACCTTGGATGTATTGGCCTTGCCCTCTCTTTCCGAGGGGCTTAGCCTGACCTTGATGGAAAGCATGCTCTGTGAATGCCCCGCTGTCGTGACGGCCGTGGGCGGCAATCCGGAAATCGTCATTAATGAAAAGAACGGCTTGGTTGTCCCCTCGGGAGACGCCTTGGCCTTGGCAGCCGCTTTGGTCCGGTTGATCGAGAACCGGGAAGAGGCGCGCAAGTTTGGTGAGGCCGCCCGCAGGACGATCGAGGAGCGCTTTACGGCCAGGCGGATGGCCGAGCGTACGCAGAATCTCTATCGGGAATTGGTGAAAGATCAGTAA
- a CDS encoding DUF2304 domain-containing protein yields MSLKLIWFVRLVAFAFAVYVIRKVKQNRLSEKESMYWMAGTLAILFLALWPKLVDIAAAYLGVAYQPALLFFLGILFILVILYRQASHISQLKESNKELAQMVALLDAEVRASKAVGEAKASDAGAGLTDTRPTAR; encoded by the coding sequence GTGAGTCTAAAACTGATCTGGTTTGTTCGACTGGTCGCCTTTGCCTTTGCGGTCTATGTCATTCGGAAGGTAAAACAAAACCGCCTCAGTGAAAAGGAGTCCATGTACTGGATGGCGGGCACGTTGGCGATCCTCTTTTTGGCTCTTTGGCCGAAACTGGTGGACATCGCTGCGGCCTATCTGGGAGTGGCCTATCAACCGGCGTTGCTCTTTTTCCTGGGCATCCTGTTCATTCTGGTCATCCTCTACCGTCAGGCCAGCCATATCTCCCAACTGAAAGAATCGAACAAGGAACTGGCGCAGATGGTGGCCTTGCTTGATGCGGAAGTGCGGGCTTCGAAGGCAGTGGGAGAGGCGAAGGCAAGCGATGCAGGCGCGGGCCTTACAGATACGCGCCCAACAGCGCGCTGA
- a CDS encoding glycosyltransferase family 2 protein encodes MSDWLPGKCLVIIPAYNEAENIAGVLDELRQVTPWVDVVVIDDGSRDKTAEIAAHHGAVVLRHPFNLRYGAALQTGFKYAVRYGYDYVIQFDGDGQHDPANILDMARAMKDTCADIVIGSRFVDNKKHTNWMRGLGIKIFSLLIKLLTRQDVADPTSGLQLLNRRVFSFYSRPNQFPVDFPDANVLVLMILAGFRVTERPASIRERLHGESMHTGLKVVKYLATMMYSIFIAIIKGRAYRKVLAVNAEGSHSR; translated from the coding sequence TTGAGTGACTGGTTGCCTGGAAAATGCCTAGTCATCATCCCCGCCTATAATGAGGCGGAAAATATCGCCGGTGTTCTCGACGAACTGAGACAGGTCACGCCGTGGGTGGATGTCGTCGTCATCGACGACGGCTCGCGTGACAAGACGGCGGAGATAGCCGCCCACCATGGCGCTGTCGTTCTTCGCCATCCTTTCAATCTGCGCTACGGGGCGGCGCTACAGACGGGATTTAAGTATGCTGTTCGCTATGGCTACGACTACGTCATCCAGTTTGACGGCGACGGCCAGCATGATCCGGCCAACATCCTCGACATGGCGCGGGCGATGAAGGACACCTGCGCCGATATCGTCATCGGGTCTCGTTTCGTCGACAATAAAAAACACACCAACTGGATGCGCGGCTTGGGCATCAAGATTTTTTCGCTCCTGATCAAGCTGTTGACTCGGCAGGATGTGGCTGATCCCACCTCCGGTCTGCAATTGCTGAACCGCCGTGTCTTCTCCTTCTATTCACGACCCAACCAGTTTCCCGTCGATTTTCCCGATGCCAATGTGCTCGTGTTGATGATCCTGGCCGGGTTTCGCGTGACCGAGCGGCCGGCCTCGATTCGAGAGCGGTTGCACGGCGAGAGCATGCACACGGGCTTGAAAGTCGTCAAATACCTTGCGACGATGATGTACAGCATCTTTATCGCCATCATCAAGGGACGAGCCTACCGGAAGGTCCTGGCCGTCAACGCGGAAGGGAGCCATTCCCGGTGA
- a CDS encoding copper amine oxidase N-terminal domain-containing protein, which translates to MKKKWNGKVTSLALTLSLALATVVIPGVANAGDYTVGKNGDVCKETSLDMRLEFPANTFKAKGQIKIKPVDIAKIAPNDRFYVTRVIDANFNNAAGNYVASLEKPMRVIFNISDIDFARASQMKTDLPIGRFHVGYWNEGEKNWDLLSSRIFWDGHYGAVEAETGHASGTYALLWCNQDESLSPVMDNAIRVAVDYELLNAQPAPYSKDGRTMVPLRLVAEKLKADINWTGSEQRIDLVRGLDTVQLWVGKTDVVKNKKPLTVSDPSTIVAPEIVDGTTYVPLRLISEAFGVKIDWDGVTKTVYINNF; encoded by the coding sequence ATGAAGAAAAAATGGAATGGCAAAGTCACTTCTTTGGCGCTAACCTTGTCACTCGCTTTGGCGACGGTTGTGATTCCCGGCGTTGCCAATGCAGGGGATTATACTGTCGGGAAAAACGGAGACGTCTGCAAGGAAACATCCCTTGATATGCGGCTTGAATTTCCAGCCAACACCTTTAAGGCAAAAGGCCAAATTAAGATCAAACCTGTCGATATCGCCAAAATCGCTCCGAACGATCGCTTTTATGTGACCCGGGTGATCGACGCGAACTTCAATAATGCTGCCGGCAACTATGTCGCCTCCTTAGAAAAGCCGATGCGCGTCATTTTCAATATCAGCGATATCGACTTCGCCCGAGCCAGTCAGATGAAAACCGATTTGCCGATCGGTCGTTTTCACGTCGGTTACTGGAACGAGGGTGAAAAGAACTGGGACCTGCTCTCTTCACGCATCTTCTGGGATGGCCATTATGGCGCGGTAGAAGCGGAAACAGGTCATGCCTCGGGAACTTACGCCTTGTTATGGTGCAATCAAGATGAGTCCCTCAGCCCGGTGATGGACAATGCGATCCGTGTTGCCGTTGACTACGAATTGCTCAATGCCCAACCGGCTCCCTATTCCAAAGACGGACGTACGATGGTTCCGCTGCGACTGGTGGCTGAAAAGCTGAAAGCCGACATAAATTGGACAGGCAGTGAACAACGGATCGATCTGGTTCGCGGGCTGGATACGGTGCAACTCTGGGTGGGAAAAACCGATGTGGTTAAGAACAAGAAGCCCTTGACCGTATCTGACCCGAGCACCATCGTTGCGCCGGAGATTGTCGATGGGACGACCTATGTACCATTACGGCTGATTTCGGAGGCCTTTGGCGTGAAAATCGACTGGGATGGCGTCACGAAGACGGTCTATATCAACAATTTTTAA